A DNA window from Arachis hypogaea cultivar Tifrunner chromosome 18, arahy.Tifrunner.gnm2.J5K5, whole genome shotgun sequence contains the following coding sequences:
- the LOC112770335 gene encoding protein FAR1-RELATED SEQUENCE 5-like, with the protein MDEFSSGDQAPEWTSSSSDDSFSYEDEDSHQDVENIDNVESSIEKDDDKVTATMLWSSEFDKEVHAYKAYVKYARDMGFAVRKRDLSRDKDGNLNRKYYVCNRQGTRDPKHYRLLDRKRNHKPETRTGCKARCFIYLDKLSMKWRVKTLEEEHNHPMIPEQFVHLISNHRKLTEADKARIVCMKESGFQTSQIVGFLAKLASGYSNLNFTKKDVYNFIDPDRRAKIENGDAVAAISYLQGKADVDPMSVARYTLVNGNKLGNLFWADGLMINDYQYFGDVLAFDSTYKKNRYNKPVVIFSGSNNHRLTCIFGFAVLANESRDTYIWLLKEFLDVMMNKEPSVVVTDGDDQMRQAIKEVFPSTTHRHCAWHIEKNANSHINDRSLLDAFKVSMYANMMVPQFEAYWEEMIQKFDIDEDHWLLTKYANKAMWATAYLCGKFSAGVRTTSRCEGINSFLKRFIKSQETLLALVENLERVVKEYRNNELVAQFKSMYSKSVLTTGLDSIKQAAARVYTAEVFPEVKDQLAKVVALKHVGKSGMGSNIVHCVAKFRRLGRLYHVLHDDTSERIECECQHSQQSGIPCSHIFCVMRHEDICELPEHLVLKRWRKEANAYLNEEVDDGKDPKRAFALWYGSLWSGSIWMNFLVAKTTPTYRHTIGCVNGIIKDLEKRLCLVENVSRPVKDIQDLEIVKIRGAPKLNKKFKGLKTRNCSRCGQTGHTRRTCHNVESEKHCLTGDNGSEGEGHGSRFETGRHNSHDDDVAAKQGSLSSKFGLYSAGCDEVASDSLKNICKNSIPNYITVPK; encoded by the exons ATGGATGAATTTAGCAGTGGTGATCAAGCTCCTGAGTGGACCAGTAGCAGCAGTGACGATAGCTTTTCCTATGAGGATGAAGATTCTCATCAAGATGTTGAGAACATTGATAATGTTGAATCTAGCATAGAGAAAGATGATGACAAGGTTACTGCAACTATGCTATGGAGTTCTGAGTTTGACAAGGAGGTTCATGCCTATAAAGCTTATGTAAAGTATGCGAGAGATATGGGTTTTGCTGTCCGTAAAAGAGACTTGTCAAGAGATAAGGATGGGAATTTGAATAGAAAGTACTATGTTTGCAATCGCCAAGGGACAAGGGATCCAAAACACTATCGTCTACTTGATAGAAAGAGGAATCATAAGCCAGAGACAAGAACTGGTTGCAAGGCACGTTGTTTTATTTATTTGGATAAGTTGTCCATGAAATGGAGAGTTAAGACACTAGAAGAGGAGCACAACCATCCAATGATCCCAGAACAATTTGTTCATTTAATTTCTAACCATCGGAAGTTGACTGAGGCTGACAAAGCCCGGATTGTTTGCATGAAGGAATCTGGGTTTCAAACTTCTCAAATTGTTGGGTTTTTGGCTAAGCTTGCTAGTGGCTATAGTAACCTTAATTTCACGAAGAAGGATGTTTATAACTTTATTGATCCAGATAGGCGTGCAAAGATAGAGAACGGAGATGCTGTGGCAGCAATAAGTTATCTCCAGGGTAAGGCAGATGTGGACCCAATGTCTGTTGCTCGTTATACACTAGTCAACGGTAACAAATTGGGCAATCTTTTCTGGGCTGATGGACTTATGATCAATGACTACCAATACTTTGGAGATGTGTTAGCTTTTGACTCCACTTATAAGAAGAATAGATATAATAAACCTGTAGTGATTTTCTCTGGATCAAATAATCATCGCTTGACTTGCATATTTGGGTTTGCTGTGCTTGCCAATGAAAGTCGAGATACCTACATATGGTTGCTGAAGGAATTTTTGGATGTCATGATGAACAAGGAACCAAGTGTTGTAGTGACTGACGGCGACGATCAAATGCGACAAGCAATAAAGGAGGTCTTCCCTAGCACGACACATAGGCATTGTGCATGGCACATTGAGAAAAATGCAAATAGTCACATCAATGATCGGTCTCTTTTGGATGCTTTTAAGGTATCGATGTATGCTAATATGATGGTACCCCAATTTGAAGCTTACTGGGAAGAAATGATTCAGAAATTTGATATTGATGAGGACCACTGGCTTTTAACCAAATATGCCAATAAGGCAATGTGGGCCACTGCATACCTATGCGGAAAGTTTAGTGCAGGTGTTAGAACAACATCTCGATGTGAAGGTATAAACTCTTTCCTAAAAAGGTTTATTAAGTCACAGGAAACCTTGCTTGCGCTTGTGGAAAATCTAGAGCGCGTGGTTAAAGAGTACCGTAACAATGAACTTGTTGCTCAATTCAAGTCTATGTATAGTAAGTCAGTGCTGACTACTGGGTTGGACTCCATTAAGCAGGCTGCAGCAAGGGTTTACACTGCAGAAGTATTTCCAGAGGTGAAGGATCAACTAGCAAAAGTTGTTGCACTAAAGCATGTTGGCAAAAGTGGTATGGGCAGTAATATTGTTCATTGTGTTGCAAAATTTAGACGACTAGGTAGACTTTATCATGTTCTTCATGATGATACTTCAGAAAGGATTGAATGTGAATGTCAGCATTCACAACAAAGTGGCATACCATGCAGCCATATATTTTGTGTCATGAGACATGAGGATATTTGTGAATTGCCTGAACATTTGGTTTTAAAGAGATGGCGAAAAGAAGCAAATGCATACTTAAATGAAGAAGTTGACGATGGAAAAGACCCGAAGAGAGCGTTTGCTCTCTGGTACGGTTCCTTGTGGTCGGGGTCAATTTGGATGAACTTTCTTGTCGCAAAAACTACACCAACTTATCGCCATACAATTGGATGTGTTAATGGCATTATAAAGGATTTGGAGAAGAGGTTATGCTTGGTCGAAAACGTGAGTAGGCCAGTCAAAGATATTCAGGACCTTGAGATTGTGAAGATAAGGGGTGCGCCAAAACTCAACAAGAAATTCAAGGGATTGAAGACAAGGAACTGCTCCCGTTGTGGGCAAACTGGTCACACCCGAAGAACATGTCATAATGTAGAATCTGAAAAGCATTGTTTGACTGGAGATAATGGCTCTGAAGGCGAAGGGCATGGCAGTAGGTTTGAAACAGGACGGCATAATAGTCATGATGATGATGTCGCG GCCAAGCAAGGATCACTTTCAAGCAAGTTTGGTTTGTATAGCGCAGGTTGTGATGAAGTTGCATCAGACTCTTTGAAGAATATCTGTAAAAATTCTATTCCAAATTATATTACTGTCccaaaatag
- the LOC112772790 gene encoding non-specific lipid transfer protein GPI-anchored 14 → MNPQAYILLLAFVIVGRATVNSTNDKDKEECTQQLGGLATCLPYVGGGGAKAPTPDCCNGLKQVLKNSKKCLCFIIKDRNDPDLGGIQINLTLALGLPTACNAPANISKCPELLHMDPKSPEAQVFYQSEKNGTSPVAPAPFDGVSPVSGKGQSKGKSSQETSSAQKNEALWKDKKLFGLAILGFGLQIVGLFFRL, encoded by the exons ATGAATCCCCAGGCATACATATTGCTGTTAGCATTTGTGATAGTAGGAAGGGCAACGGTAAATTCAACCAATGACAAGGACAAAGAGGAATGCACGCAACAATTAGGAGGGTTAGCAACATGTCTGCCTTATGTCGGCGGCGGTGGAGCAAAGGCTCCGACACCGGATTGTTGTAACGGTCTGAAGCAAGTGCTGAAGAACAGCAAGAAGTGCTTGTGTTTTATTATCAAAGATCGTAATGATCCAGACCTTGGGGGAATACAGATTAATTTGACCTTAGCTTTGGGCCTGCCAACAGCTTGCAATGCCCCTGCCAATATCTCCAAGTGCCCAG AGTTGTTGCACATGGATCCCAAATCACCAGAGGCTCAAGTATTTTATCAGTCTGAGAAAAATGGAACAAGTCCTGTCGCACCCGCTCCTTTTG ATGGAGTAAGTCCAGTAAGCGGAAAAGGACAGAGTAAAGGGAAAAGTAGTCAGGAAACCAGCTCTGCTCAGAAGAACGAGGCACTATGGAAGGACAAAAAGCTGTTCGGTTTAGCAATTTTGGGTTTTGGTCTTCAAATTGTTGGGCTCTTTTTTCGGCTTTGA